TTCCGTAGGATTCCCTGTGATTTTCTCTAAAGCTCATAGCTTATGGTAAACTTAAAGTTGCAGGATCCCGCGCGGGcagtctttttctttttcttgcaaTTAGGGTCTTGTTTCAGTAGGTTTCTGCAACACAGGACTAGTttcagaaagaaagaaaaaatgatTCGGTGGTGAAGGTTATTTTTTCTGCAACTGGGATCTTGTTTCAAAAGATTTCTGCAACATGTCTTTTGTTTCAGAAAGAAAAGAAATGTTTCAGTTGTGAAGGTTTTTTTTTTCTGCAACAAGGGTCTTGTTTCAGAAACATAGCCCGAGTTGCAGCGCCTGGGGAGCGCCCGACGTTAGAGAGTGAGTGGTCAAATATTGCAATGTGATGCATGTTTCTGAAACATAGCTCCGGTTCCAGgaaccccccccccacccccccccccccccccccccccgcgcgcgcgcgTCGGCGGCAGCGATTTTTTCGGTGGTGGGGGCTGGCGCCGCGCTGGGTGCAGCTGTGTCAGGAAGGCGGACAGGGGAATCTGTTTCTGAAACAAAGGGGTTGTTGCAGGAAGTAAAAGGTGGTCACGCACGCGCGATGGTTAGATCCGACGGCTGTCAGGGCGCAGATCGTACGGAGCTCCATGCGGCTGATGTTTCCAATACATTCGCCGGCCGACGCGTAGCGGCGCCCCCTTAATGGCTTAGGGCTTTTGGCAAAAAAAAAGCAACAGAAATTAGGCAAAAAGAAACTAGCAAGCTACTACTCTCTCCGTTTttaaatagatgacccaactttgtactaactttgtactaaagttaatataaagttgagtcatctattttggaacgaagggagtaagaGGCATGAAAGAGGGCAAAGAgagaaagagaagaagaaaagtGGTCAACTGCCCCACCACAGCTGTGAGGCCTATGAGCATGCACCGGTGAAGATTGCCTTATCGTGATCCATGAGCCATGCATGACCTACACCTTTATTTCCCGGGCGCCCGGGGGGACTTGAGCTACCACTGCACAGCTAGCAAAGTCCTGCGCAACTGTGCGTGTGCATGCAGCCAGCGGCAAAGGTAGGGGATCAGATGGAGGAGACGAGGGCTCCCGGGTCAGGCAGGGCACTCTCGCACGATGCACACCTACCTGAGAGCGACCGCCCGGCCTCTTCCCTCCCGCCCCCtgcgccccctctcttcctctttatacctccgcctctccctctcctcgCTGCCACCATCCTGTCTCTATCCTTGTCCAGCCGTTTGTTTTCCATATATCCTCGCGGCGTCTTAGTGCCCACTGCCGACCGGCCATGGCGAAGCAGTCGTGCTGCTACAAGAAGAGGCTGAGGAGAGGGCTCTGGTCCCCggaggaggacgagaagctcatGAACCACATTGCCATGTACGGCCACGGCTGCTGGAGCTCCGTTCCTAAGCTTGCAGGTATGTATGACCGTATGCGTATGCGTGTGCTGCATTGTGCTACCTAGCAGTTTCGGAAATGAAGAACAACTAACTGATAGCAACTTGTTGAATTAATTAGGACTTGAGAGGTGTGGCAAGAGCTGCAGGCTGAGGTGGATAAACTACCTGAGGCCAGATCTCAAGCGGGGCACATTCtcgcaggaggaggaggacctCATCATACACCTCCATTCCATGATAGGAAACAAGTACGTACGTCGCCTTACCTGGCTTCCAATTCATCGAATTACATTGACATCCAACTGTATGCATTTTTCAGGTGGTCACAGATTGCAGCCCAGCTGCCCGGCCGGACGGACAACGAAGTCAAGAACTTCTGGAACTCGTACATCAAGAAGAAGCTGAGGGAGCGCGGCATCGACCCCGCCACCCACAAGCCGCTGGCCGAGGCCACCACGTCGCCCACCGCGTGCCGACCGGTCTTCAGCGATGCCGAGCTCGTCCCAACGATGACGGCGGCGCTGGCCCAGGACCAGGTGGTGAAAATGCTGGATAGCCTGAAGATGCCGCTGGACTGGCCCGTCGGCGGTGTCGCCGGCAACGGGGTGCCCGAATCCTACCAGGTACCGATCCTTCAGGAAGGCCACATGCTGCAGCAGCACTGCGGCACCTTCCCGTCCGTGTCGAGCTCCAGCACGTTGACCGCAACTGACGTTGGCACCACCCTGCCGTGGCTGGAGCTCGGACCGACCGACACCATCTCCGGACACGTCGACCAATATGCCGGCGCTCTGGGCGAGCTCAGGTGGTCTGACTACTTTGACGGCGCCCTACAGGGGCAGTGCGTCTACGACAGCGGCATGGTCGACGACGACGCGGTGCAGTTCGACGACGTCCATGGGTTAAGCAACTGGTGCTAATAGTACGTATAAATCAACTAATCCAATCAAAAGGCCAGTGAACTGAAAACTGCAACACTACTACATCATTGCATGAAAGATTATAAATTGATATGTACAGGCAAGACAAGGATATCGATGGATGGATACTGGCTTAGCCTGAGGCTGAGAAACAAGATACTTCTACATTTTACTACACATTGCAGTAttagctgctgctgctgctactagtGATATATTGATATATACTTGTTTGTGTTGAGCTGAGCATAATTCGTCGTGTGGTAATGAAATCAGAAGTGTTTCGCCACACATGTAAATGACAGGAAATGGTGGTTGTTAAATAAAGAGTGCATAAATAATATTCCCTTCATCCTATATTATAGTGGCTGCACTCGCCGGTCGGCCTCGACGTTAACATTTGGCCTAGCGTCGTCTTTGCCATCCTTGGAAGGAGTGGGACTCCAGAAATGCTTGTGTTTTCCGCAATGAGCTACACTCCCCTTGTGATACTCTTCGAAACATCGTTTCGGACTTTACTCTTTGGGTCCTTAGATTTAAGGACTCCGTTAGAAAGGCGGCCGTGTCTTGGTCCTATATCTTTCTCTTCCTGTAATCTATAATGTAATGCGCCCCTTAGGCATTTGATTAATATATTCAGACGGGGACCCTCACCCCTCGGTGATTGTTAAAAAGAAGGGGACATTTTAGCAAGCTATATCATGGGACGGAGGGCAACTGGTTGGATTGGTACTCTATTGACCTAGGAGGCTTGGAATATACATGGCTTTATTTTGGACCCCTTATTATTCTATTTCAAAACGAGGAGGGGTCTTCACCACGTCGTTTCTTGGTTTGTCCATTACTTCAAGGTCTGGTCCGTTGTTGGAACAATTGCATGGAAGATGGTTTTATCTAGTTCCATTTCTCCTATTTATCGTCCGTGACTGTAATTAAGCAAGGAAACCCTGAAACTAACTAGCCACAAATCCTATTTGACAGCGCTAACGCGCACACCCGCCTGACC
This sequence is a window from Aegilops tauschii subsp. strangulata cultivar AL8/78 chromosome 7, Aet v6.0, whole genome shotgun sequence. Protein-coding genes within it:
- the LOC109736002 gene encoding transcription repressor MYB6; protein product: MAKQSCCYKKRLRRGLWSPEEDEKLMNHIAMYGHGCWSSVPKLAGLERCGKSCRLRWINYLRPDLKRGTFSQEEEDLIIHLHSMIGNKWSQIAAQLPGRTDNEVKNFWNSYIKKKLRERGIDPATHKPLAEATTSPTACRPVFSDAELVPTMTAALAQDQVVKMLDSLKMPLDWPVGGVAGNGVPESYQVPILQEGHMLQQHCGTFPSVSSSSTLTATDVGTTLPWLELGPTDTISGHVDQYAGALGELRWSDYFDGALQGQCVYDSGMVDDDAVQFDDVHGLSNWC